The following are from one region of the Prochlorococcus marinus str. SB genome:
- the lpxA gene encoding acyl-ACP--UDP-N-acetylglucosamine O-acyltransferase translates to MDQINTELNSSFCGVKVHPNAFVDPSAELHDGVIVSQGAIIGPDVTIGKGTEIGPNAVISGRTRIGINNRVFPNVFIGLDPQDLKYKGAQTEVIIGDNNTFRECVTINKATDEGEKTIIGNNNLLMAYTHIGHNCELGNRIVLSNSVQVAGHVKIEDKAIIGGCLGIHQFVHIGYLAMIGGMTRVDRDVPPFCLAEGHPGRLRGLNRIGIKRSGLIENKDFDLKLLQGNWNLLFKSNDAISNSLEKVMKGELDISSSRLCSFLKESISKERRGPMPVLNI, encoded by the coding sequence ATGGATCAAATAAATACTGAATTAAACTCAAGCTTTTGCGGAGTCAAAGTTCATCCAAATGCTTTTGTAGATCCAAGTGCCGAATTGCATGATGGGGTAATTGTCTCTCAAGGAGCTATTATCGGTCCTGATGTGACTATCGGGAAAGGAACCGAAATAGGACCGAATGCTGTTATTTCAGGAAGAACTCGAATTGGTATTAATAATAGAGTTTTCCCAAATGTTTTTATAGGTCTTGATCCCCAGGACCTTAAATATAAAGGAGCCCAAACTGAAGTAATTATTGGAGATAATAATACTTTCAGAGAATGTGTAACTATTAATAAGGCAACTGATGAAGGAGAAAAAACAATTATTGGAAATAATAATTTGTTGATGGCTTACACTCATATTGGCCATAATTGTGAACTTGGTAATAGGATAGTTTTATCGAATAGTGTTCAAGTTGCAGGCCATGTAAAGATTGAAGATAAAGCTATTATTGGCGGTTGTTTAGGTATTCACCAGTTTGTACATATTGGATATTTAGCAATGATTGGGGGGATGACTAGAGTAGATAGAGATGTACCTCCTTTTTGTTTGGCCGAAGGGCATCCAGGAAGATTGAGAGGTTTAAATAGAATTGGAATTAAGAGAAGTGGTTTAATTGAAAATAAAGATTTTGACTTAAAGTTACTTCAAGGAAATTGGAATCTACTTTTTAAATCTAATGATGCGATTTCAAATTCATTAGAAAAAGTAATGAAAGGTGAATTAGATATTTCATCTTCAAGATTATGTAGTTTTTTAAAAGAGTCAATATCTAAAGAAAGACGAGGACCAATGCCTGTATTGAATATATGA
- the lpxB gene encoding lipid-A-disaccharide synthase, with protein sequence MNKKIFISTGEVSGDLHGSFLSKALLDEAKKKSIDLEICGLGGERMKKEGVKILQDTTSISAIGIWEALPLIIPTIIIQKRFYKLLKKYPPDCLILIDYMGPNIKIGTKLKRSNTKIPIFYYIAPQEWAWRVGNNTTTNLIKFSDKIFAIFKKEAAFYKKRGGNVFWVGHPMIDLTKKLPLKRDARNILNLRPDQNIILLMPASRPQELRYILPTFMRAAKKLQKKYPSLVVYIPSCRDAFDEIFKKSFRKYQVKGLVISQKDSAKLKPYIYSLTKIALCKSGTVNMELALYGIPQIVGYRVSRVTAFIAKKILNFKVKFISPVNLLVNKFIIPEFVQKEFDDKKIFYKSCSILEGKSENIKIKKGYAFLKKELGEKGVIQRAAKEIINSII encoded by the coding sequence ATGAATAAAAAGATATTTATAAGTACTGGAGAAGTCTCTGGAGATTTGCACGGAAGTTTTTTATCAAAAGCATTATTAGATGAAGCTAAAAAAAAATCTATAGATTTAGAAATTTGCGGATTAGGCGGGGAAAGGATGAAGAAAGAAGGTGTAAAAATTCTTCAAGATACTACTTCAATTAGTGCAATAGGAATTTGGGAGGCTTTACCTCTAATTATTCCAACAATAATAATTCAAAAAAGGTTCTACAAGTTACTAAAAAAATATCCACCTGATTGCTTAATTTTAATTGACTATATGGGGCCCAATATAAAAATTGGTACTAAATTAAAAAGGTCTAACACTAAAATTCCAATTTTTTACTATATTGCTCCTCAAGAGTGGGCTTGGAGGGTTGGCAATAATACTACAACAAATCTAATAAAGTTTTCTGATAAGATTTTTGCAATTTTCAAGAAAGAAGCGGCATTTTACAAAAAGAGGGGCGGAAATGTCTTTTGGGTTGGACATCCAATGATTGATTTAACAAAAAAACTTCCATTAAAGAGGGATGCCAGAAATATTTTAAACCTTCGCCCGGATCAAAATATTATACTTTTAATGCCCGCATCAAGACCTCAAGAATTGAGATATATATTACCTACTTTTATGAGGGCTGCTAAAAAATTACAAAAAAAATATCCAAGTTTGGTTGTCTATATTCCCTCCTGTCGAGATGCTTTTGATGAAATATTCAAAAAATCCTTTAGAAAATATCAAGTTAAAGGACTTGTGATTTCTCAAAAAGATAGTGCAAAATTAAAGCCTTATATTTATTCCCTCACAAAAATTGCTCTTTGTAAATCAGGGACAGTTAATATGGAATTAGCTTTATATGGAATCCCACAGATTGTTGGTTATAGAGTAAGTAGGGTAACTGCTTTTATTGCAAAAAAAATTCTCAATTTCAAAGTAAAATTTATTTCTCCTGTAAATTTGTTAGTTAATAAATTTATAATCCCTGAGTTTGTACAAAAGGAGTTTGATGATAAGAAAATTTTCTATAAATCTTGTAGTATTCTTGAGGGAAAGTCAGAAAATATAAAAATTAAAAAAGGTTATGCTTTCTTAAAAAAAGAATTAGGAGAAAAGGGCGTAATCCAGAGAGCTGCTAAAGAGATAATTAATTCTATTATTTGA
- the msrA gene encoding peptide-methionine (S)-S-oxide reductase MsrA, producing the protein MKYLFPLIIALSIFINPLNAFAEELILGGGCFWCLEHDLESLKGINFVQSGYSGGDLQNPSYENHEGHQEVVLVNYEPKLVTLPEILRLYFRNIDPLDGKGQFCDRGDSYRPVIFFKDATEESDAIDAIVSASNELRVPLEKISVELKSRGQFWLAEEYHQDFAERNELKYKFYRFSCGRDQKLDKLWGQNARSKNIWNE; encoded by the coding sequence ATGAAATATTTATTTCCTCTAATAATTGCTCTTTCAATATTTATTAACCCTCTAAACGCTTTTGCAGAGGAATTGATTCTTGGGGGAGGTTGTTTTTGGTGTTTAGAACATGATTTAGAGTCATTAAAGGGGATAAATTTTGTGCAAAGTGGCTATTCAGGCGGGGATTTACAAAATCCTTCATACGAAAATCATGAAGGACATCAGGAAGTGGTTTTGGTGAACTATGAACCTAAATTGGTAACTTTACCCGAGATACTTAGGCTCTATTTCAGAAATATTGATCCTCTGGATGGCAAGGGTCAATTTTGTGATCGTGGAGATTCTTATAGGCCAGTGATTTTTTTCAAAGATGCAACTGAGGAAAGTGATGCCATAGATGCAATTGTTTCGGCTTCTAATGAATTGCGTGTGCCATTAGAAAAAATATCTGTAGAACTAAAATCTAGAGGTCAATTTTGGTTGGCTGAAGAATATCATCAAGATTTTGCTGAGAGAAATGAATTAAAATATAAGTTTTATAGATTCTCTTGTGGAAGAGATCAGAAGTTGGATAAATTATGGGGCCAAAACGCTAGATCAAAAAATATTTGGAATGAATGA
- a CDS encoding leucyl aminopeptidase, producing the protein MQFSTFQTNLDNWQGASLIFGVLEEEIASQLENIKFVIDPKLLLKKVTQKKFKGEKGKTLSFEFLDQKLETLIIVGLGKSKDLNKGDIENTIGNLVRKTVDKNEKISILLPWEFINSQLEINQLAESARLSAYKDNRFNKKKDEKKVLKEVEFLNSKKFENISFEETAQICEGVELARRLVAAPPNSLTPQEMSMQASQIANDHGMEVKILEAKDCEDLGMGAYLAVAKGSDLDPKFIHLTLKSEGPIKEKIALVGKGLTFDSGGYNLKVGASQIEMMKYDMGGSAAVLGAAKALGAIKPKGLEIHFIVASCENMINGSAVHPGDVVKASNGKTIEINNTDAEGRLTLADALTYASNLKPDSIIDLATLTGAIVIALGNDVAGFWSNNDDLANDLKAASAQSGEELWQMPLQKSYKEGLKSHIADMKNTGPRAGGSITAALFLEEFFDKEIKWAHIDIAGTCWTDKNKGINPSGATGFGVKTLVQWIKNK; encoded by the coding sequence ATGCAATTTTCCACATTCCAAACAAATCTAGATAACTGGCAAGGGGCTTCATTAATTTTTGGAGTTTTAGAGGAAGAAATTGCAAGCCAACTTGAAAACATAAAATTTGTGATTGACCCAAAATTATTACTAAAAAAAGTTACTCAAAAAAAGTTTAAAGGGGAAAAAGGAAAAACTTTAAGCTTTGAATTTTTAGATCAAAAATTAGAAACTTTAATCATAGTTGGTCTTGGCAAATCAAAAGACCTTAATAAAGGTGATATAGAAAACACTATAGGAAATCTAGTTAGGAAAACTGTTGATAAAAATGAAAAAATCAGCATCTTGCTCCCTTGGGAATTTATAAATTCACAACTAGAAATAAATCAATTAGCAGAGTCAGCTAGATTATCTGCCTATAAGGACAATAGATTCAATAAGAAAAAAGATGAAAAGAAAGTTCTTAAAGAAGTTGAGTTTTTGAATTCAAAAAAATTTGAGAATATTAGCTTTGAAGAGACAGCACAAATATGTGAAGGTGTAGAACTAGCTAGAAGACTTGTAGCCGCCCCTCCAAATAGTCTTACGCCTCAGGAAATGTCTATGCAAGCTTCTCAAATAGCTAATGATCATGGCATGGAAGTAAAAATTTTAGAAGCAAAAGATTGTGAAGATTTAGGAATGGGTGCATATTTAGCTGTAGCAAAAGGATCTGATCTAGATCCTAAATTTATACATCTTACTTTAAAGTCAGAGGGGCCTATCAAAGAAAAAATTGCACTTGTTGGGAAGGGTTTAACCTTTGATTCTGGAGGATACAATCTGAAAGTAGGCGCATCTCAAATTGAAATGATGAAATATGATATGGGCGGAAGCGCTGCAGTTTTAGGTGCAGCAAAAGCACTTGGAGCAATAAAACCGAAGGGATTAGAAATTCATTTTATTGTGGCATCTTGCGAAAACATGATAAATGGATCTGCAGTACATCCTGGAGATGTAGTTAAAGCATCTAATGGTAAGACAATTGAAATAAATAACACTGATGCAGAAGGTAGACTCACATTAGCTGATGCTTTAACTTACGCATCAAATTTAAAACCGGATTCAATAATTGATCTCGCAACTTTAACAGGAGCTATTGTTATCGCATTAGGGAATGATGTAGCTGGATTCTGGAGCAATAATGATGATCTAGCAAATGACCTAAAAGCTGCATCAGCCCAATCTGGAGAAGAATTATGGCAAATGCCTTTACAAAAATCTTATAAAGAAGGTTTAAAGTCTCATATAGCTGACATGAAAAATACAGGTCCTAGAGCAGGCGGCTCAATAACTGCTGCTTTGTTTTTAGAAGAATTCTTTGATAAAGAGATTAAATGGGCTCATATTGATATTGCTGGGACTTGTTGGACTGACAAGAATAAGGGAATTAACCCATCAGGTGCAACCGGATTTGGAGTGAAAACTCTTGTTCAATGGATTAAAAATAAATAA
- a CDS encoding DUF1825 family protein has product MGFFESDIVQEEAKKLFTDYQELMKLGSDYGKFDREGKKMFIKKMESLMDRYKVFMKRFELSEDFQAKMTVEQLKTQLSQFGITPDQMFDQMNKTLIRMKDELDKTS; this is encoded by the coding sequence ATGGGATTCTTTGAGTCAGACATCGTTCAAGAAGAAGCTAAAAAGCTTTTTACAGATTACCAAGAACTTATGAAACTTGGCTCTGATTATGGAAAATTTGACAGAGAAGGGAAAAAAATGTTTATAAAAAAAATGGAATCTCTGATGGATCGTTATAAGGTTTTTATGAAGAGATTTGAATTGTCTGAAGATTTTCAAGCAAAAATGACAGTAGAACAATTAAAGACACAGTTAAGTCAATTTGGGATTACTCCTGATCAAATGTTCGATCAAATGAATAAAACCTTAATAAGAATGAAGGATGAACTTGATAAAACTTCTTAA
- the tyrS gene encoding tyrosine--tRNA ligase codes for MTDNLKLPSWLSRGIEEYFPIKGTDQTFSEIIDHAKKNNKKLRVKLGIDPTGTDIHLGHSILFKKLRAFQDNGHIAVLIIGDFTAQIGDPTGKNKTRVQLSEKQVKDNAKTYLTQLGMGKPANESILDFDTKDRIEIRYNSEWLKGLNLNFIIDLMGSATVSQMLAKEEFNKRYNAQVPISLHEFLYPLLQGYDSVVVQSDIELGGTDQKFNIAIGRDLQKHFKQVPQFGVLLPILTGLDGVKKMSKSEFNTVGLTEDPLSMYSKLEKVPDNIIPTYFELLTELDLSFLENSNPRELQRRMALEVTSLFHGAEEALKAQSNCEKLFLGHKEKVGEIPEISLKEVVFPVKFFYLLSTLKLFKSSSESKRSIKGGGVKIDSQKLINPDLVFNSKNDLEGKILQIGKKIIKRFEN; via the coding sequence ATGACAGATAATTTAAAATTGCCATCATGGCTGTCAAGAGGAATAGAAGAATATTTTCCAATTAAGGGAACAGATCAAACCTTTTCGGAGATAATTGATCATGCGAAAAAAAATAATAAAAAATTAAGGGTTAAACTCGGCATCGATCCAACTGGAACCGATATTCATCTTGGGCACAGCATATTGTTTAAAAAACTTAGGGCATTCCAAGATAATGGACATATTGCAGTTTTAATTATTGGGGATTTTACTGCTCAAATTGGAGATCCAACCGGAAAAAATAAAACAAGAGTTCAGTTATCGGAAAAACAAGTTAAGGATAATGCAAAAACATACTTAACCCAACTAGGGATGGGAAAGCCAGCCAATGAATCTATTTTAGATTTTGATACAAAAGATAGAATTGAAATTAGATATAACAGTGAATGGTTAAAAGGATTAAATCTTAATTTCATAATTGACTTAATGGGGAGTGCAACAGTTAGTCAAATGCTAGCTAAGGAAGAATTTAATAAAAGGTATAATGCGCAAGTTCCAATTTCTTTGCACGAATTCTTATATCCACTATTACAAGGTTACGATTCGGTTGTTGTTCAATCAGATATTGAGCTTGGAGGCACAGATCAGAAATTTAATATTGCAATAGGAAGAGACCTTCAAAAGCATTTTAAACAAGTCCCTCAATTTGGTGTTCTGCTGCCAATTTTGACAGGTTTAGATGGAGTTAAGAAGATGAGTAAATCTGAATTTAACACCGTCGGTTTAACTGAAGATCCTCTTTCAATGTATTCAAAATTAGAAAAAGTACCCGATAATATAATACCCACCTATTTTGAATTACTTACTGAATTAGATTTAAGTTTTCTGGAAAACTCAAATCCTCGTGAATTACAGAGAAGAATGGCTTTAGAAGTTACTTCTTTATTCCATGGGGCCGAAGAAGCATTAAAGGCGCAATCAAACTGCGAAAAATTATTCCTTGGACACAAAGAAAAAGTTGGAGAAATTCCAGAGATTTCTTTAAAAGAAGTAGTTTTTCCAGTAAAGTTTTTCTATTTATTGAGTACTCTAAAACTTTTCAAATCTAGTAGCGAATCTAAAAGATCTATTAAAGGTGGGGGTGTAAAAATTGATAGTCAAAAATTAATAAATCCCGATTTAGTTTTTAATTCAAAAAATGATTTGGAAGGAAAAATTTTGCAAATTGGAAAAAAAATAATTAAGAGGTTTGAAAACTGA
- the pyrF gene encoding orotidine-5'-phosphate decarboxylase — translation MNNRFNSEDKIILAIDGLDLSQAKLLLRKCPSIKWVKVGLELFVREGPGVIEILKGLNKKIFLDLKFHDIPNTMRAACFQVSTLGVDIISIHASAGLKALKDSKKASLEGATSVSVKPPLVLGITVLTSFSLKDFQTDLDRNNSIEENVLRLAKLSFDAGLDGCVCSPWEVKMLRSIYKDNFELITPGIRLNIDNKDDQNRIMTPYEAIDNGASKLVIGRSISKAIDPDKALIEIFKSINSD, via the coding sequence ATGAATAACAGATTTAATTCAGAAGATAAAATAATATTGGCAATTGATGGATTAGATTTAAGTCAAGCAAAATTACTTTTGAGAAAATGTCCTAGTATTAAGTGGGTTAAGGTTGGTTTAGAACTTTTTGTTAGGGAAGGTCCAGGAGTTATTGAAATATTAAAAGGTTTAAATAAAAAAATTTTTTTAGACTTAAAATTTCATGATATTCCAAATACCATGCGTGCAGCATGTTTCCAAGTTTCAACATTAGGGGTTGATATAATTTCTATTCATGCTTCAGCAGGTTTAAAAGCTCTTAAGGATTCGAAAAAAGCATCTTTAGAAGGGGCCACCTCAGTAAGTGTAAAACCTCCATTGGTTTTAGGAATAACTGTTTTAACAAGCTTTTCTCTTAAAGATTTTCAAACTGATCTTGATCGAAATAATTCAATTGAAGAAAATGTATTGAGACTTGCCAAGTTGTCTTTTGATGCTGGATTAGATGGATGTGTTTGTTCCCCTTGGGAGGTAAAAATGTTGAGATCTATTTATAAGGATAATTTTGAACTTATTACACCAGGTATCAGATTAAATATTGACAATAAAGATGATCAAAATAGAATTATGACTCCCTATGAAGCTATAGATAATGGCGCTTCTAAGTTGGTCATTGGTAGATCAATTTCAAAAGCTATAGATCCTGATAAAGCTCTAATAGAAATATTTAAATCTATTAATTCTGATTAA
- the plsY gene encoding glycerol-3-phosphate 1-O-acyltransferase PlsY codes for MNILIIFASYLLGSLPTGFLIGKYLKNIDLRTIGSGSTGATNVLRNVGKWPALFVFIIDVGKGLIAVKIAQYYTDQGLIEVIAGISAISGHIWPIWLRGKGGKAVATGLGMFLALSWKVGLASLGIFLIVLTKTKFVSLSSISAAILLPIFMFFFLGKFMHSYFFISLIVALLVIWRHRTNITRLLKGEESKINQN; via the coding sequence ATGAATATCTTAATAATTTTTGCAAGTTATCTTTTAGGATCACTTCCGACAGGTTTTTTAATTGGAAAATATCTCAAAAATATAGATCTAAGAACTATAGGTTCTGGATCTACAGGTGCCACAAATGTCTTAAGAAATGTTGGGAAATGGCCAGCACTTTTTGTATTTATCATTGACGTTGGGAAAGGCCTTATTGCAGTAAAAATTGCTCAATATTACACAGATCAAGGATTAATAGAAGTTATAGCAGGGATATCCGCTATCTCAGGACATATTTGGCCAATATGGCTTAGAGGTAAAGGAGGGAAAGCTGTTGCAACTGGATTAGGTATGTTTTTAGCTCTTTCTTGGAAAGTTGGACTCGCATCTCTTGGCATTTTTTTAATAGTTCTAACAAAAACTAAATTTGTTTCTTTATCAAGTATTTCAGCTGCAATCTTACTTCCTATTTTTATGTTTTTTTTCCTAGGTAAATTTATGCACTCTTACTTTTTTATAAGTTTAATTGTTGCATTATTAGTAATCTGGAGACATAGAACAAACATAACGAGATTGCTTAAGGGAGAAGAATCCAAAATTAATCAGAATTAA
- a CDS encoding DUF3086 domain-containing protein — MTNTEISDNNPEKELKIDKSISDDKTKQISKKNTTQNKKITLKNDKSTKSFDEISNEIFRDLFSKKDSLVKEIKELETKKNEIEKDIESNFKGQSDNIAKRVKGFQEYLTGALQNLSQNVEKLELVSQPIIVKPSPLDEKKQDNSTNNVVNVPALSETFKPDEEIIKSCFSSFTEQPDFYAEPWKLRRSLDSSDIEIMDDWFFNMGGRGSLESRGSRQKNALLSAGLISILGELYGDQFQTLILASQPERLGEWRRILQDSLGLTRDDFGPNSGIVLFERPEGVIERADRLEANEELPFIIIDAAETSVEIPILQFPLWVAFAGSDNEIFNDLELN, encoded by the coding sequence ATGACCAATACAGAAATTTCCGACAATAATCCTGAAAAGGAATTAAAAATAGATAAGTCAATTTCAGATGATAAAACAAAACAAATTAGTAAGAAAAATACAACTCAAAATAAAAAAATTACACTGAAAAACGATAAATCAACTAAATCTTTTGATGAAATTTCTAATGAAATTTTTAGAGATCTCTTTTCAAAAAAAGATTCTTTAGTTAAAGAAATAAAAGAGTTAGAAACAAAAAAAAATGAAATAGAAAAAGATATTGAGTCTAATTTTAAAGGACAGTCAGATAATATTGCTAAAAGAGTTAAAGGCTTTCAAGAGTACTTAACTGGAGCTTTGCAGAATCTTTCACAAAACGTAGAGAAACTTGAATTAGTTTCTCAACCAATAATCGTAAAGCCTTCTCCCCTTGATGAGAAAAAGCAAGACAATAGCACAAATAATGTCGTTAATGTTCCTGCTCTTTCGGAGACATTTAAGCCAGATGAAGAGATTATAAAAAGTTGCTTTTCAAGTTTTACAGAACAACCCGACTTTTATGCAGAACCTTGGAAATTAAGACGGAGTCTTGATTCCTCAGATATAGAAATTATGGATGATTGGTTCTTTAACATGGGTGGAAGAGGTTCTCTTGAAAGTAGAGGATCTCGACAAAAAAATGCCTTGTTATCAGCTGGCTTAATATCTATTCTAGGCGAATTATATGGAGATCAATTTCAGACTCTTATTTTAGCTTCGCAGCCTGAACGATTAGGTGAATGGAGAAGAATTCTTCAAGATTCACTTGGTCTAACAAGGGATGACTTTGGACCTAATAGTGGGATTGTTCTTTTTGAAAGGCCTGAAGGTGTCATCGAGAGAGCTGATAGATTAGAAGCGAATGAAGAATTGCCATTTATTATCATTGATGCAGCAGAAACCTCTGTTGAAATTCCAATACTTCAATTCCCATTATGGGTTGCATTTGCTGGTTCAGATAATGAAATTTTCAATGATCTTGAACTAAACTAA
- a CDS encoding DUF3119 family protein, producing the protein MFNTKSKKEEPVIISPSFQLPIILIVLSFMLLFLNIGSMPTIVFASFSFFLLLQSFTLRIKITNDDFIVLQLGKEIRTFPFKNWISWKFFFPIIPGIFYFREKSSPHLLPILFNPKQLKDELIKKVDSLEIKNS; encoded by the coding sequence ATGTTTAATACTAAATCAAAAAAAGAGGAGCCAGTAATAATATCTCCTTCATTTCAATTGCCAATCATTCTAATAGTTTTAAGTTTTATGCTTTTGTTTTTGAATATTGGTTCTATGCCAACAATAGTTTTTGCTTCTTTTAGCTTTTTTTTATTACTTCAGTCATTCACCTTAAGAATAAAAATAACAAATGATGATTTTATCGTTTTACAATTAGGGAAAGAGATTAGAACTTTTCCATTCAAGAACTGGATATCATGGAAATTCTTTTTTCCTATTATCCCAGGTATTTTTTATTTTAGAGAAAAGTCCAGTCCTCATTTATTACCAATTTTATTTAATCCAAAGCAATTAAAAGATGAGCTCATAAAAAAAGTTGACTCCCTGGAAATTAAAAATTCTTAA
- a CDS encoding MlaE family ABC transporter permease — translation MYYLDFFKRLLSSLVIGGQAINFIFKGKISKNDLFEQLMESGPGSLLIVLITGIAAGTVFNIQVASQLTSMGVSSEIGGLLAVGMAREMAPLLTATLMTGKVATAYAAQLGTMKVTEQIEAITMLRTEPVQYLVVPRLLSMVIMSPIQCLLFLSVALWSGQIWSTIFYKVPPIVFWTSVRSGNVSLTSADLTSMLIKSVVFGLIISIIACGYGLTTKGGPKEVGTSTTGAVVMTLVTVSLMDVLLTQILFG, via the coding sequence ATGTACTATCTTGATTTTTTCAAAAGACTTCTAAGCAGCCTAGTCATTGGCGGGCAAGCAATTAATTTTATCTTTAAGGGTAAAATTTCCAAAAATGATCTCTTTGAGCAACTTATGGAGTCAGGTCCTGGCAGTTTATTAATTGTATTAATTACGGGAATTGCCGCAGGTACAGTTTTTAATATTCAAGTTGCATCACAACTTACGAGTATGGGGGTTTCAAGTGAAATTGGAGGTTTATTAGCAGTAGGCATGGCAAGAGAAATGGCTCCTCTTCTAACTGCTACTTTAATGACTGGAAAGGTTGCAACTGCCTATGCTGCTCAACTTGGTACTATGAAAGTCACAGAACAAATTGAGGCAATAACCATGTTAAGGACCGAACCAGTCCAATATTTGGTAGTCCCAAGGTTACTATCGATGGTAATAATGTCTCCAATACAGTGTCTTTTGTTTTTATCTGTAGCTTTATGGAGTGGACAAATTTGGAGCACAATTTTTTATAAAGTTCCTCCAATAGTTTTTTGGACATCTGTAAGATCAGGCAATGTGAGTTTAACCAGTGCAGACTTAACTTCAATGTTAATAAAATCTGTAGTGTTCGGATTAATTATTTCAATCATTGCTTGTGGATATGGACTTACAACTAAAGGAGGTCCAAAAGAAGTTGGAACAAGTACAACAGGTGCAGTTGTAATGACTCTCGTTACTGTATCTTTAATGGATGTATTACTAACACAAATTTTATTTGGATGA